TGGTATTCGTTTTATATTTTGACTGAATATAAGGCTCAAGCTCTTTTTCGATAAAGGAAATAAATTGATCGGAATGGCCTGTTGTTGGGTAGTTTTTCTTATCGCGCTCAATTGATGTAGGAAAAGTGAAATCCCTTTTACGATCGACAGTTGCAATGCCAACCACAATTGATTTTGGAACCTGATTTACCCATTCGAAACTATTAAACTGTACAAGGCCTACAATATGAATGAAATCTTCATCGGCAGAACCGTCAAGCAAATAGATTACCGGATATCTTGTGGTATCATTCTGTTTATAACCTTCGGGAAGATATATGTTTAAAATTCTCTTTTCAGCAAGTGCTTTTGATTGTATTTCATCTATTATACCTAAAACAAATGGTTTACTTTTAGCAGTATCTGCTGATCTTTTTTTTTGTCCGAAAACTATGGCCGTAGAAAAAGTTAAAAGAAGAATTAAAAATACTTTATTCATATATTTCTTAATGGGATGCACAGTATGATAAGATACACTTAACTTATGCTTTTTTTTGGGAAAAATACAATTTTCAATCGGCCTGTTAAAATTAATACTGATTTATTGGAGCCAGAAAATGGCTGACTGGAGTGTTTAAATTTACGCTTAAGCCTGTACTAGGGAGAGGCAATTAAAATGCAAGTTTCTCACCTTGCCAGCCAGTATACTGTAAAAACTTTTCCCAGGTAATGTTTTTATCGTTCAGTTGTCGACTCCATTGCAAGTCACGGTCTTTTTTGAAATAACCATATTCAACAGCGTATTCTGCCATTCCAAGAATTTCACTAACTAATAGTTCGTTAGTACCAAATTCGGGGAAATGATGAAGCATCTGCTCCCGTGTAAAGGCCGAACTATAAACAGCCTTCTTTCCTGTCACCTGCACAAAAGTATCAACCATTTCCTGTGGAGAAATGATATCGCCGATTACGGGCAACGACTTCCCTTTATAGTACTCGGGATGCGAAAAAATTTCGAGTACAGCCGGGCCTGTGGCTGTAAGGGATCTACAAATGGCGCACGGAAGTCTTTTGGTAAATAAATAGGGAATACCAGTGTATCTCCCTCCATACGGGGAGGGTAAAACTCCATCAGGTTGGTATAGAAAAAAGCCATATAGATAAACGAGCTTGTGATTGGAAGTGTACGTATATATGCTTCAATTTTGGCCTTGTCTGTAAAATGAGGTGCAAATTTCTTTCCCTCCGTAATTTTATCTACATTTTCCAGGCTACTAAAAATAACATGCTGCACGCCAGCCTCAACTGCCGCATCGGCTAACTGTATGCCCAGTTCCATCTCGTGGGTTTGCGGAGGAGCAATGCTCGGTGTCATCATGAAAACACCATACGATCCCCGGAATGCTTCAACAAAATCTTTTTTATAGCCTAAATTAAGCGGTAAACTAATGAGTTCTGCTCCCTTTTGGGCTAAAAGCTGTGCATCAGGCGAGTCAATCCGCCGGGTAATGCCGCGCACACGGTACTGTCCACTTTCTAATAGCGTACGCGCAGCACTCAGGCCTTGCTTCCCTAAAACACCAACTATAGTAATCAGGGGTTTCACTTTTTGTTCCATTGCCTCTTGTACGTTTAAATCTGATTTCATTATTTATTTATATTTTAACTATAAAAATTATAGTTGCAAAACTATTTTTAGTAAGGTAGATTTGCAATAACTATCCAAAACGATAGGCCAAAAAATTATCGATGAAAACAGAATGTATTGCTGATAATGTAAAGTTAGGAGGGAAGGTTTATCCCTGTACGGTGAGCCTCGCAATGGATTTGATAGGCGGTAAATGGAAAGCGGTTATCCTATATCACTTAAAGGATACTGAAAAACGTTACAATGAACTTCGAAAAGAAGTACCGCATATTACAGAAATGACCTTGAGTTTACAGTTAAAACAGCTAGAAAAAGACGGCCTGGTATCAAGAAAAGTTTATGGCAAAAAACCGCCTATTAAAGTGATTTACGATCTTACAGATTTTGGCAAGACATTTATACCAGTCTTGGAGGTAATTACACAGTGGGGAAATCAGATCGCATCAGAAAAAGGTGAATTTTTAACATCTGGCATATAGATTTTTAGAAATAGTTCAAAAAATTAGCTCGGAGCTCATTTAAGTTCAATTTTAAAAGTAATTCTTAAAGGAGTTGTTGTTTTTTTTTCTTTGCGTTTCTTTTGCTGCATCCTTTTCGAAACTGGAGTTGTATCATTCAAACAGGCCCAGCTTTGTAGCCTTGCCAATTAACATGGCGGTATTTTTTACATCAAATTTTTCTAATAAACTTTTACGATGCGTATTTACGGTTGGAATGCTGATAAAAAGTTTTTCAGCTATTGCTGCGTTGGTTAATCCTTCGGCAATTAACAGTAACACTTCTTTTTCTCTTCGGGTGATCAGGAGTTGAGTAGGTTCAGGTTTTCTCAATGCGCTTAGCACCTCGAAACTATAATATACTTTGCCTTTGAGCACGCTATTTATGGCCTCCATTAATTCTTCCTTGGTAGCGTTTTTTAACACATAGCCAGCAGCGCCGTTATCGATCATATTTTTGATAATGGTCTGCTGATTAAAAGTACTTAGGCCAAGTATAGCCACGGAAGGATATAATTGTTTGACTTCTTTACATAAATCTATTCCACTTTTATCGGGAAGGTTTATGTCCATTAATATCACATCAGGTTCTTGTCGCTTCAAAAAACTTAAGCAAGATACGGCATTGGTGGCATGCCCCATCCAGTCGAGCGTCTTTTCGTTTTGCAGCAAAGAGCGGATGCCCTCTATCACCATATAATGATCGTCAACTACAAAAACGCCTATTTTCATCACTTAGATTAAATGTTAATTTCTATCATTATCGAAGTTCCCTTGCCAAGGCCAGACCGCAGGTCTACTTTACCTTTTAAAAACTCAATACGGTTTTGGATATTTAGCCAGCCCATCCCGGCAGATTGTTTCAGCAACTCGGTATCAAAGCCATTTCCATCATCTTCTACAGTAACTACCAGTAGTTTATCCTGATCAGATTGGTGGAGCTGTACCAATACATTTTTAGCGTGGGCATGTTTCATTGCATTGTTCAACAGTTCTTGTACAATACGATAAATGGTAATTGATGTGGTTTGTGAGATATCTGTCTGATGCATACCTACAGATTGGTAGTTTACGTGAAGTACGCTACTGTGGTCAACTTCTGCACAAAACTCCTTCAATGCCGTGTCCAATCCATATTTTACTAAAATTTCAGGCATCATATTATGTGCTACACGGCGCATTTCCTTAATTGAACTGTCCAGCATATCTATGCTTCGTTCAAAAGCATGTAGATTATCGGGTGTCATTATTAGATTTTCTTTCACGTTATTTAATGAAAATTTTATACCACTCAGCATCCCACCAAGCCCATCGTGAAGATCTTTGGCCAATCGGGTGCGTTCCTGTTCTTCGCCTTTTAGTACGGCTTCTGTAGCAGTAAGTTGTTGTGCTGTTTCTAATTCATCTATTTTGGCTTGCTGTAATTTTCGCCTATGCTTATAATTCCGGTAGCTAAGTAAAGAAATTGCAAGCAATGCTATAGCACCTGCATACAAGGAATAAATTAGGTTGTTTTTTTGTCTTAGTTGTGTTTGTTGCAGTTTTATTTGTGCTTCTTTTCTTGAGGTTTCAAATTTTTTTTCGGTAAGGATGGTATGTTTTGTAATGGTTGCATTTAGCAAACTATCATTAAGCATTTCGGCTTTGTGATAATAAAAGTAGCCCTGCTTTGGTTCCTGTTTAGCGTAAAATAAACTTGAAAGTAAAGGATATAACTTTTGATTTAAGTAGGGTATATTATATTGTTGAGTTAAGCGAAGAGCGGAGTCTGCGTATAGTTTTGCATTTATATAATTCTTTTTTTGCAGGTAATAATAAGCCAGTCCGTACTGTGCTAAACCTTCCTGCTCATGCCAGTTATTAGCCTTGGAAAGCCTAAGCGCTTTAGTTACATAGGGTTTTATGCTGTCTATTTGTTGAGACCTGAGTGCAATTAATGCAAAGTTTAGTGCCGTTGTTGTTTGTATCTGTTTGTTTCCACTTGCATTTGCCAAAACCATTGCCTTATTTAAGTGGTATCTGGCAGAGTCATATAATTTTAGTTCGATATAATTTAATCCCAGATTGCTTAAAGACTCTTGAAGCCATACCTTATTTTTTGATTTTGCCAAAATATTAACTGCTAACAGGCCATTATTTACCCCTTTTCTGTATTGATGCATGCGATAATACAATAGTTGGAGCACATCATAAATTTTACCGTCGTATTTATGGTTGTTGTTTTTAATTAATATATCTTTTGCCTTTTCATAGTGGTTTACAGCACTTTGATAATCTTCGATTAATGTATACCCAATACCGACATTAAGCATGGTACGGGCAAATTGGGTAGCGTCAGCATTTTTTTTTGCATACTCCATAGCCTCCAGATCTAATTTTAGGCAGTCGTCAAATCTGCCATTTATATATAGCACATTACTATAATTGGCATAATAGTCCAGTATCCCTTGTTTATAATTTAGTTTCCTGCTTAAAGCTCTAGCTATGTGGCAAAATTTTTCTGACTCTTTTAAATTGAGATTAAGATATTGGTCGGCTAAGGCATAATACAATTTTACCTTGTTGGTATCATCCGGTATAACTTTGATTTTCTTTAACAGACTGTCTACTTTGTGTTCCACCTGGGCACTACATACAAAACAGGTTATCACCGAAAAAAATACCAGCGTTAATTTTCTCATATCCTAATTTACAGTTTTCTATTTGCAAATTAAATACAGATCTAGCCTGTTTTATATCGTCTTTTTTAATGATTTTTTTTTAGAAATATGGCTATAAAAATCATCTTTTTTAATGATTGATATGCCTTTACCACGCCATTAATTTTATACTAATAAATTTTACAAAATGAAAAAGCTAACGATAACCATCATTTGCATTAATCCAGTATAGGCTTTTAATGGTATAATCCATTTATCTGTCCAGGTACGCTTACAATATGAAATTTTACGGCCTTCAGCTATAAAGCTCACCCAATGAACAAGTTACCTCATAAAATCTAAAATACATGAAAAAAATACTCACCATATTCTTATTCATTGCATCTGCAATAGGCAGCAATGCACAAGTAAAAAAAATTGATTCAAGTAGATTGGTTAAACCGATTATTAACGCTAAAGTTAAGGGGCAAATCATTACGCCAACACCACCGCAAACGAATACACCGCTAACTACTAGTGTTTCAATAATTCCGTCGAAGCAAACGGCGACAGGCATGTTATATGTACCCCCTGCAACAACAACGCAAACGCCAAATCAACCTACGCAACCCACTATTACCCCTGCAGCCCTTGCTGACATAGTGATTACAAATATTAGCTTTTCTCCCAATACAGGCAATACCTACGCCGTAAATTATACCTTAAAAAATGTGGGCACCGCCGCTGTAAAAAAAGGCTTACTATCGGTGCAAGGCTACATAAATGGTGGCGCCGTGGGAGGTGGCAATTCTACCAGCCTAACAACAGAAATGAATCAATTGCTAAATCCCGGAGAATCTATGAGTAGCAGAAATACATTTAGCACTAATGGTATTATAGTAGGCAATGCATACACATTTGAACTTTGTGTAAATGGAATGAAATCAAATGTTGGTACTGCTTCCGAAACATGGGTTGGACAGCAATTTTCTGAATTGAATTTTACAAATAATACGATCCAATCCTCATTTACCATTCCACCGCCACCACCAGCTCCGGCAGATATAGAAGTTACCATTACCAAAATAGAAAAGAGCCCGGTGGATACGGCATCATTCGTTAGGATTTATTATACCTTAAAAAATATTGGTGAAACAGCTATTCCGTCAACTGCCTCATTAAGCTTACAAAGCAGAGTTGAAGATACAGACAATAACCCAAGTACTTTTCTCGAAACGGCTTGTTGTGGGCAGGCTACAGGGGAAATACTTTAAACGCAAATGAAATTCCATTTACACCCGGAAACGTAAAAGAACTTTTCTATGATGCGAGAGTAGCTGGAGGCGCTAATTTCTCCACTTTACCCAAAAATGTACTTTACAAATTTAACATTGAAATAACCGGATCTGGTTTTACCGATGGCAACAATTCAAATAATAAAAACGGATATAACTATTTACTTCGCTAACGTATAACTGCTGGCATTTTGAAATGATTTTCCAGAAATGACAAACCTAAAAAGATGGAACCTATAAAAAACATGCTCCTGTTTAACCTGCTGTTGATGGTAAGTTGTACTTGTTTTGCTCAAAAGCAGACTTTTGATGTAATAAACTATACGATACCCAACGGTTGGGATAAAACAGAAATGGCAAATGGCATTCAGCTGTCCACCAAAAACGATGGTAAAGGAAGCTATGCAGCGGTTGTCATTTTACGTTCGGTAGAAACTAAAGCAACAGCAAACGAAAACTTTAATGCCAGCTGGGAAAAACTGGTAAAAGGTACCGTGTCTGTTTCTGAAGAACCAACCATGCAAGATCCTGCAACTGAAAAGGGATGGAGCATTTTGTCGGGACAAGCCAACTATACCGATGGCGCCAATAAAGGAATGGCAACCCTCTTAACCGCTACAGGAAACGGCAAAATGGCCAATGTGGTAATCATGACCAATACCGATAAATATCAAAACCAAATATTGGATTTTATAAAAAGCCTTGACTTAAATGAAACAACAAGTGAAAAAGCTGTTAATGAACACCCGGTTTCGCCCACAAACTATACAACTGGTTTAGGTAACAAAAATATTTATTCAATTACTGTTCCGCCCAGCTGGAGTTTAAATGCCGGCCAAAATAGTTTAACGTTAGAAAAAACGACAAATACCGGGAAAAGAATTATCGAGTTTATGAGTTTGATAAAATCATCTGGCAGTTTAGAAAAAGATATGGAACATATTTTCTTTGATGTTTTTGATGGTTGGAGCCTGCATAACAGCCCTAACAGTCTCTTATTTGAAAAAGGTGATCATGAAAAAGGGTTTACCAGTCAGGGCCTGCCTTATTATATGCTAAGCAATAGCATTACTAAACCCGGGGGTGACGTTATAAAAGCTACCGTACTGCTTATACAGGTAGGGGCAAACGTAGCCATTATTAATTCGGCTGATAACATACTTGGCAGCGAGATGGAGATGGCCTTGAATTTTCTTTTATTCACTTTAAAAATAAACGGTATTGCCGCTAAAAATGTGGATTATAAAAACCAATTGACAGGTACATGGGCTTCAAGCAGCGGGTCATACGGAAATAGTTTAATTGCTGCTACAAGTTACACAGCAGAAGGAAAATATTACGTGCTAACACAATCTTCTTATACGGTGGGCTATGACTATTATAATGACTTAATTAAGAAAAAACAATTTAAAGGCGAAGGATCATTCTCGTTTAAAGGAAATGTACTGGAAAGAAGATCTGCTTCAGGTTCAAGCTCAAAATACTTCATCCGGTTTTATTCGAGAAAATATGGTAATAATACGTGGAGAGATGTAATGGGTTTGTATAACTGTAATTATGATCAAAACAAATTAGAAACGGTACTTCCTTTTCAAAAAATTTAATTACTATGCCAATTTGAATAAAGGAAAGCAGATGAAAATCAGGATGGCTTTTACACAGGACAGGCATGGGGCAGCTTTTAAAAATCAACAGCTAATTTTCTATAATACAACATCCGCAATCATGACCAGATTTACAGCCTTAACCATTTTGCTATTTACGGTGTGCGGTGCAAAAGCCCAAAGCGACTTAGAACTTAACCGTGACTCCATAATAGGATGGCAGTATATAAGTAATCCACTCAATGCTAAAGTCATTTACAAACCCGTTAAAAGCCAGGATGGCGGTGTTTATTCTGTATGGCAACAACAGGCTTCGGATTTGCTGATCAACTGGATTCAACAATCGTACCTGCCCCGTGGCTTGGTGATGCGTACCATTGCAAAAAACGATGAACGTTGGTATCTGGATGGCAATGGCCCTTTACACAGTTATGGCGTAAATTTTCTGGGATATTCCACTCATTTTGTCAAAGGAAAAATTGACCTCCATTGTTGCGAACAAGGACAAAGATTAGTTGCCGGATTTAATGATTTTCCGGGTTCATTCATTAAAGGTTTTAATCCCGGTGGGATGTATTTTTTTGCCGAACAAGCACAGTTTGCGAGTGGCGATGATGATGCTCAACTATCTAAAGAAAACATTGACAAGAGCATTCAGCCCAATCTCTATAATTATCGCACCTACTTAGATCATTATCACAATAATGGGCAACAGGTTTTTAAAATGGGCGTGGTGGTTCCAAAAAATGGCGAATGGCCTTTTAAACCGGTTCTCGTAAAAGATGCCGTGGCATACATTCAACAGCAAATGGCAACTTACCCCGGCATCATGCAAAAAAATCCCTACTCGGTAGAGCCGTTGAAAAAAAATTTGGAAAGATTGAAACCTTACTACAATGAAGTTGTAAAATTAAATGCAAGCTATAATTACGACAACGGCATTAATGATGGCAATGGTCATTATCTGCTCAATTCCGAAGCTATTATAAACGGGAAAGGTAGCAACAAAACATTTCCCGAGTACAACATACTTGTTTCTACAACACAACAAACCATCGACCAAACAAAAACAGACGGCCCGCTTTGGATGTATTTTAATTTAACGCCAGCGATTGTAAACCTGGAAGGAAACCCGGCAAAATTTGATACAAAGTTTGGCACAGGCATATCGCACATGATATATTCTTTGTTGAACAATTTCAATTTTGATTTTGTGGCAAAATGGTTGGCACAGCCGGATACAAGAAAAACTATGGTTTATACGCCACTAAAAATTCCGGCAAAATCCACAGGCAATATTTTGGTAGTACCTACAGCGGTTTCTGCAACCTCATCTGAAAAAAATAAAGATCCTAATACCATTTTATATTTATATGAAGATTTTGAGGGTTATCCTGTTGGGTTTCTTTCTGCAAAGGGATGGCATACTCATGGGCGCGACGGGCATAGTGTTGAAAACGTAACCTTGAATAAAATTAATGGAAAGAGTGGTAAATGGGTTTCTATTCCTGATATGTACACTTTTTATCCGGATTTTAATAAGCCTTTAGGGAGCAGTTTTACGGTTAATTATGATCTTTATTTTGGTAATGATGTTCAAAGCAACAGAACGCCCCTGTATTTCAGATTGGATACTAAAGACCCTAACAAAAGCAATCCGATTGATTTGCACGATATAAACAGGGAAGGATTCCAGTTTGCAATAGCCATGAGTGGGGAAACTGAAACCAGCAAAAGATTTATGAGCACAAGTTCAAATGAGATAATCGGCAAAGTAAAAATACCTGCATTTAAAGCAAATGATATAGCCCACATCAGTATTTCGATAAAGGGAGCTGTAGTAGCTATAGCTGTAAACGGAAAGGAAATCATGCGTGATGAGAATGTAATTCCTTCGGGAAAAATATTTAAAAGATATGGCTGGTACTGCGGTGTGCCAGGCGTACACCTTGGCAATATTGAAATAAGAAAATAAAGGACAACAATAGTTCTTCATTAAACAAAATAAAAACATCAAAATTTAGGATATGAAATATTTAATCGCAGTCATGCTGATGCTCATCAGCAGCATTTCTTATGCCCAAAAGCCCTCTAAAGAGCAAATGGAAGCAGACAGGAAAAAAATGGCCGAAGCCCAAAAACAACTGGAGGCTAAAAAAGCATCCATGAGCCCGGAGGCTAGAAAGAATTTTGAAGATATGATGGAAAAAATGGGCGCGAACAAAGCCATGCAAAGTGCACAACAGGGTTTGAACTATAATGCCAAAGGCAACACGAATGTAATGCTGCGGAGTACCGACCCCAATCTTGTTCCCGATAAAATTGCTGAACTTAAAATTGCCACTACACCACAGACCAAGCCACAGCTAACAGCTTATCTTACGCCCATTTTTACCGAAGTGGATAAACTGATAAAGCCTGAAAGCAAAAACGCGGTAAAAAACCTGATGAACAAAGGCGAAAAAACCGGAAAGTATGCCATGGTATTTTGGGCAAATAATGAATTGGACAAAGCATTGTATCTCTTGCTGAATGCCTGTATGACCAATCCAGATGATTTGGCTTCCTTAAATAACTTGGGGAGCCTGCTTACCATTTCGGGTTATGCGCATAAATCGCTGCCTATATTATTGTATACCCAGAAGTTGTTGCCCAATAGCGCTACCGTACTCAACAACACCGGGCAGGCTTTGCTTAGTGTTGGCCATGTTGATCAAGCCAAAACGATGTTAGTTGGGGCAGTTACAAAAGATTCTACCAATTCTCAGGCGTATCGTTCTTTGGCATTAATTGCTCAGAAACAAGGAGATAAACCGCTATGCGCCGGTTATCTTCAAAAAGCCATTGCTCATGGTGGTGCAACCACGCAAAACATTAACCTTTTACAACAGCTGTCTCCAACAGCCGATAAGTCGGCTATGTACCGGGCTATACGCAATAATTTCAAACAATTTTATAAAGACCATAGCATCACCAAAAGATTTATTATACCTCCAATACCTAATAGTTACGAGACTGCCTTAGCAGTATATCCGGAAGTAAACAGCTTTTTTCTTAACCTGGATGCAACCATAAATGCAGCAGATAAACAGAGCAAAGAATTAAAGAAAGATTACGAAAAATCATTTATGGATAACGTGAATAAACGGATGGCGCAAACGAAACAAATAGTGGATAATGTGGGAAAGCCGGGCGCAACCAAAATGATAAAAGATATGAAAGAAGGGCTTACCAATCCGTTTTTGGCCCATGCCCTCCTGATGCTCAATGCCATTGATAACCCACAATACAGCGTTTCTTACATCAGCCGAATGAAAAAAGAAACGGCAAACGCAAAGCAAGGAATTGACGAATTGAAACTAGGATTGAAAACAGATTATGACGATAAAATAAGCGCCCTGGTAAAAGAAAAAAGTAAACTGGATGACGGAGAAGGCAAAGGTGCGGCAAACCAACGGTCTATGGAAATTGAAAAAGAACTCTGCGAATTAAGGACAGCAAGGCAAAATAAATGGCTGGAAAAATCGGCTGAGATCAATAATCAATATATCCGCAATATGGAAGATTTGATGAACCAGCGATT
The nucleotide sequence above comes from Pedobacter riviphilus. Encoded proteins:
- a CDS encoding alpha/beta hydrolase, translating into MNKVFLILLLTFSTAIVFGQKKRSADTAKSKPFVLGIIDEIQSKALAEKRILNIYLPEGYKQNDTTRYPVIYLLDGSADEDFIHIVGLVQFNSFEWVNQVPKSIVVGIATVDRKRDFTFPTSIERDKKNYPTTGHSDQFISFIEKELEPYIQSKYKTNTSKTIIGQSLGGLLAAEILIKKPALFNQYIIISPSLWWNNGSLLNEQLNFTQNGSNQTTQVYIAVGKEGLTPTAIPRVMEVDANLLAEKIKDVKAKSVKVYFDYLPLENHATIMHQAVSNSFKFLYPVTKRE
- a CDS encoding NmrA family NAD(P)-binding protein, translated to MKSDLNVQEAMEQKVKPLITIVGVLGKQGLSAARTLLESGQYRVRGITRRIDSPDAQLLAQKGAELISLPLNLGYKKDFVEAFRGSYGVFMMTPSIAPPQTHEMELGIQLADAAVEAGVQHVIFSSLENVDKITEGKKFAPHFTDKAKIEAYIRTLPITSSFIYMAFFYTNLMEFYPPRMEGDTLVFPIYLPKDFRAPFVDPLQPQARLYSKFFRIPSTIKGSRCP
- a CDS encoding winged helix-turn-helix transcriptional regulator, which codes for MKTECIADNVKLGGKVYPCTVSLAMDLIGGKWKAVILYHLKDTEKRYNELRKEVPHITEMTLSLQLKQLEKDGLVSRKVYGKKPPIKVIYDLTDFGKTFIPVLEVITQWGNQIASEKGEFLTSGI
- a CDS encoding response regulator; amino-acid sequence: MKIGVFVVDDHYMVIEGIRSLLQNEKTLDWMGHATNAVSCLSFLKRQEPDVILMDINLPDKSGIDLCKEVKQLYPSVAILGLSTFNQQTIIKNMIDNGAAGYVLKNATKEELMEAINSVLKGKVYYSFEVLSALRKPEPTQLLITRREKEVLLLIAEGLTNAAIAEKLFISIPTVNTHRKSLLEKFDVKNTAMLIGKATKLGLFE
- a CDS encoding ATP-binding protein, producing MRKLTLVFFSVITCFVCSAQVEHKVDSLLKKIKVIPDDTNKVKLYYALADQYLNLNLKESEKFCHIARALSRKLNYKQGILDYYANYSNVLYINGRFDDCLKLDLEAMEYAKKNADATQFARTMLNVGIGYTLIEDYQSAVNHYEKAKDILIKNNNHKYDGKIYDVLQLLYYRMHQYRKGVNNGLLAVNILAKSKNKVWLQESLSNLGLNYIELKLYDSARYHLNKAMVLANASGNKQIQTTTALNFALIALRSQQIDSIKPYVTKALRLSKANNWHEQEGLAQYGLAYYYLQKKNYINAKLYADSALRLTQQYNIPYLNQKLYPLLSSLFYAKQEPKQGYFYYHKAEMLNDSLLNATITKHTILTEKKFETSRKEAQIKLQQTQLRQKNNLIYSLYAGAIALLAISLLSYRNYKHRRKLQQAKIDELETAQQLTATEAVLKGEEQERTRLAKDLHDGLGGMLSGIKFSLNNVKENLIMTPDNLHAFERSIDMLDSSIKEMRRVAHNMMPEILVKYGLDTALKEFCAEVDHSSVLHVNYQSVGMHQTDISQTTSITIYRIVQELLNNAMKHAHAKNVLVQLHQSDQDKLLVVTVEDDGNGFDTELLKQSAGMGWLNIQNRIEFLKGKVDLRSGLGKGTSIMIEINI